From Methanobrevibacter millerae:
CATATTTGTTTTTTTATCATCTACACCAGATATTTCTGTTTTTTTCATTGCTCCGACTTTACATGCTACGGAATATACTTCAAAGTCGTGTTTATCAAGGATTTTAGCAAATGTTCTGCTTTCTTTCATTAGCCCAACACATGCAGCTATTCCTATTTTATTCATTTTTAGTCTTTTGGCAAATTCTATGATTTCTTCTACTCTTGTGTATTTGCAGTAGAACTCCTCTTCAATTTCTGCAGATATCCGCGATATCTCTTTGTTGTTATTTTCATTGTAAAGTTTTTCAATTTCTTTTATTTCATCACTTGTTAATTCTTTTGTTGGACAGAATTTAGGATATTCTGAATCTTGGTGTTTGCAGTTTATAATTCCACAATTGCTGCATGAGAAATTTTTCATAGTATTTTCCTCAATGATTATTCTATTCATATATTATTTTTTTATTTTTCTTAAAAAATAGTTATCCATATAATTTTGATGGGTTTATAAAAATAGCCATTAAATTAATCTAACTTGAGCATCAATATAACTAAGTTCCTTGACTTCTTTTACAACATCACCCTCTTTTAACTCACCAATAAGCAAAGGCGAATCTGGATTATGCAACTTTTGGTTCTTTTTAACCAGCTTCATGTTACTGTTGGCATAACAGTATAGAAATTATCTACTACTTTTTCGATTTTTATTTCATTCATTACGAACGAATAATGCTTGAAAAGTAGGTGAATTATCTACTACTATTTTAATGAATTTTGTTTCATAAGTAAAGAATCAACCCAGTTCCATCAATTGACAAGCAAATTTATCATTTAATCTGAAGTTAAAGTTTATCCTTCATTTTTAAATAATACTTCATTTATTTGAAGTAACAGTATTAACTACATCTAATGAAGTACTTCAAATTGATAAATGAAATTAGATTAATGGCTTAGGACTTTGAGTGAAATCCTGAGGATACTTTTTTTCACATAACTCATATCCAATATATTCCAACCTTTCATTGAGCAATCTTTTTCCATTTTCGGTTACCGCATACAATGGAACTTTTTTTCCAGCATAATATGGTTTTCTTTCTTCAGCAGTTTCCCGTATGTTTATGGAAGAGCATCCTGAAATCACATCAGCATAATCAAATAACATATCCGCCTCTTTTTTGGAAACATTGGTTGTATGTGCTACGAAAATATATATGTTGACATCTTCAGGTTTTGGATATTGCCTTATATCTTTAACCATTTCTGTTGGAATAATTGTTATTGCAATGTTTTTATATCCTCTTTCAATTGCCATTTCAAGGCCTTTTAATGGATTTAACTCTGCATTTTCAGGATTTAAAACATTTTCTCTTCCAACTTTATCCATTACCTCATAAATTGGAGTGGTGCTTATCAATGCGGAAACTCTTCCTCCAACTCCCTGAACAAGTTCCGCATCATCAATCAGCAATGTCCCTACTCCCTCACATGCTCCGACTACACAATCAACATTCCCATTGATCATGTTGGTTTTTAATGTTTCGCTGGTTCCAAAGCTCATTGTGTCTTCAACATCAATTGACCTTTGTGGGGTGCACATCCCAAATTCATCTATTCTTTTGTTAATGTTGGATTTGATAAATTCTTTTGTCAAATCACCATTATGCTGA
This genomic window contains:
- a CDS encoding DUF1847 domain-containing protein — encoded protein: MNRIIIEENTMKNFSCSNCGIINCKHQDSEYPKFCPTKELTSDEIKEIEKLYNENNNKEISRISAEIEEEFYCKYTRVEEIIEFAKRLKMNKIGIAACVGLMKESRTFAKILDKHDFEVYSVACKVGAMKKTEISGVDDKKTNMTGNIMCNPILQAKILNNEKTDLNVIIGLCVGHDSLFYKYSDALCTTLVTKDKVLAHNPVGALYQTNTYYKKLMKRD
- a CDS encoding methanogenesis marker 8 protein — translated: MNDRHVIEALGKAEVVIENGKITYIGEPVVDYCSIFDNGQHNGDLTKEFIKSNINKRIDEFGMCTPQRSIDVEDTMSFGTSETLKTNMINGNVDCVVGACEGVGTLLIDDAELVQGVGGRVSALISTTPIYEVMDKVGRENVLNPENAELNPLKGLEMAIERGYKNIAITIIPTEMVKDIRQYPKPEDVNIYIFVAHTTNVSKKEADMLFDYADVISGCSSINIRETAEERKPYYAGKKVPLYAVTENGKRLLNERLEYIGYELCEKKYPQDFTQSPKPLI